GAAATACTTTGCCAATATAAGAAAAATACGGGAGTACCTGGAAGCGGGCGACACCTATGAGATCACCTACTGTTTGAAATTCATCTTCGACTTTGCCGGAAACCCTTATGACTTTTACCGGCAACTTTATACAACCCAACCGGTCCCCTATCCCGCGTATATTGAGGGTGATGATTACTTCATGTTATCCCTCTCCCCTGAACTGTTCATGAAAAAGAAAGGAACTTTTCTCACCACCAAACCGATGAAGGGGACCTGGCCAAGAGGGAGAAATCTCTGGGAAGATCTGTGGGCCGGGCGAAAGCTTCATTTTGACAGCAAAAACCGGGCCGAGAATTTGATGATCACCGATCTTCTCCGGAACGATCTGGGGCGGATTGGGAGTAACGTTAAGGTCCCCAAGCTCTTTGAGGTCGCCCGCTACAACACTCTCTATCAGATGACCTCAACCGTTACCGCTAACATTCAAAAAGATTTGCCGCTTTATGATTTACTCAAAGCTCTCCACCCTTCCGGTTCGGTGACCGGCGCCCCCAAGATCCGCTCAATGGAGATCATCCGCGAACTGGAACCCGAACCCCGGCACATTTACACCGGGGCGATCGGCTACATCACCCCTGAACGGGACCTGATGTTCAATGTTCCGATCAGAACAATCCTATTAGAAGGAACACATGGCGAGATGGGGGTCGGCGGCGGGATAGTTTGGGACTCGACCCCTGTTGGGGAATGGGAAGAGTGCCTCTGGAAGGCGGGGTTTCTCGGCTAATTTTACGCTTTTTTTACGTTGCTTAGCGTTATTTTTACCTCATTTTAACGCGTTTTAGTGATAGTATTTTTTTATGCGGCCAAAATTTGGTCTAAACGCGATGCAGATCTTAGTCTTCGGTTATTTTATCGTAACGATCATCGGCGCCCTTCTCCTCTCTTTGCCAATTTCATCAGCGGCCGGAACGGCACAACCATTCGTCGACGCCCTCTTTCTCGCGACTTCCGGGATAAGCACTTCCGGATTGACTGTTATCGATATCGGCAGTTACTATTCACTCTTCGGTCAAATCGTTCTCATGCTGATCTTCCAGGTCGGCGGTATCGGCTACATGGCCTTTTTCGTTTTTATCGCCTATCTTCTCGGTAAAAAATTCTCAAAAACTACCTCGACGGTCGCCAGAGAATCAATGGCCACGGACAGCCACAATATGCACATGCTCGGCGGTTTTTTCCTAAAAGTCATAAGCTTCACCCTGTTTTTTGAGATCATTGGGGCGGTCATTCTTGCTTCCTATTGGTCCGGAGAATACACCCTGCCGCGCGCCATCTATCTTGGAATCTTCCATTCGATCTCCGCCTTTTGCACCGCGGGCTTTAGTCTTTTCCCAACCAGCCTGGTCAATTATAAAACCAGCTGGACCATTAATCTTACGATCAATATTATTTCAATTATCGGCGGGATCGGCTTTTTCGTTCTGTCGGACGCTTATAACGCGTTAATCAGCAAGATAAAGAAACT
This sequence is a window from Candidatus Margulisiibacteriota bacterium. Protein-coding genes within it:
- a CDS encoding chorismate-binding protein — its product is KYFANIRKIREYLEAGDTYEITYCLKFIFDFAGNPYDFYRQLYTTQPVPYPAYIEGDDYFMLSLSPELFMKKKGTFLTTKPMKGTWPRGRNLWEDLWAGRKLHFDSKNRAENLMITDLLRNDLGRIGSNVKVPKLFEVARYNTLYQMTSTVTANIQKDLPLYDLLKALHPSGSVTGAPKIRSMEIIRELEPEPRHIYTGAIGYITPERDLMFNVPIRTILLEGTHGEMGVGGGIVWDSTPVGEWEECLWKAGFLG